TGTACCCCAAAAATCAACAAACACTAGTCTTACTACCATATCTATCCATAATAATGAATACAACAACCATAAATAAATATCTATGGGGAGAGGAGATCTGGGGGTCAAAACACTGCCCTTTTAGGTTCCCATTTACTTTAAGATATGTTATCAGGGTGTTTTATTTCTTACGAATTTAAGTTCCGTTAAGATCAGAGGGGGTTCCCACTTTAGTCCTAATACCTGAAATGATTGCAAAATATTGTTAAACTGGGGTTCTAAGCTATGTAGTCTTTGATAGACATACATAGCTTTTTCCTCTCGATTTTTCATCGAGGACTTTCGGGAGAATCAATGAATCCCCACATCCGAAGTTTTAACATGTCTCCATAGGATGTTATTGCTTCTGGAGCAGAGGGGACAGGTTAGAGATACGTATCTCGTATCTATACTTATTGCAACTTAACTCTATTTGAGTCTTTCTATCGCGAAACTGCTAGCTACGGCTTTAGTACCCATTAGTGCCCAGTCGATATTTATGAAAAATATTTTTCACTTGAAAAGAAAATAATTATATCGGCACGCATGAACCTTGAGGGCTCTCCCCTCTCCTCTCCCCATCATACCTTACACCTTTACGGTGCGCATCCTGAGGAGAGGCTCCATAATATTTATATATAAAGTTGTATATAAATCTATTGATCATATGGGCCTTAATAAGGTGAAACTTAGTGTTTGTATTTTTAGCAAAATTTTAATAGTATTCTATGATTAAATCGACGTTCCCATTATAGTGTGCATATATTATTGCAGAAGCAATTATCCTGTGCTCTTTCTCACTTACACATATGATTTCTCCTCGGACAACCTGTTTTTCTCGTATGACAGTTTCATCAACCATGATGTATTTAATATTACCTCGCTTTTTTAATTTTTCAGCAACAAAATCTTTTGCTTGTGCGAATGTATTTACGGTCCATCCAATAATACCATTAATATCAGTAAGCGGTTTTACTTGAAACTTATGGTTTAATGTTTTTGTTACTCGATTTTTTGTCTTTTGCATACATTTATTATAAATTTATTAGTTGTATTTAAATTTAATTACAAATTTATAAAAATCAGTTTTATAAGTATAGAATCTGTAAGCATACAACAAATACGCTAAATTTTTATTTCAAAATTCTTATTCATTTTTTGTTCAAAAATTTTAATCAAATCTTTAACTTAAGTTAAAACTTTGTTTTATAAATGTGTATCAGAACGGTACATCTATCATAGTGTTGCATGGTAATGAGCTAAATTTTATCCTTTAGGATAGAGTGTGATCATGTGCATTACTTTAGGATTTGCAAAAATTGGGTTAGTTTTTGAATTTTTCCATTATAACTAAGTGAGTTTATGAGACATATTTTGGAAATATTTAAAATTTTTTCGTAAAAATTTCACTGTAAAATTAAATAATATTTATATATTAGTTAAATAATTTTGCTATATAGTGAATATAAAATGTCAGAATCATTTAAAAATATTAACAATATATCAATTAAAATTCGTCAAAACTTAGAAGATCTAAGTTCAAAGGCTTTTCTAACTCTTGAGACTATCTCTAAATACCAGATATCAAATGTTGCTGAGATTTCTAGAAGGTCTAATATTCCGGTGAGTACGTTGCATAAGTTTATAGCACAACTGTTAAAATCTCCAGTAAGAATAGGAATATACGTAGATCTACATGTTATAGGATTGAAACCATATTTTTTGACACTTTATAATCCTGATCAGACAGCAATAAAAGCAGTTACAGATTTCCTCGAAGATTATTATGTATTACTGGGCACTATAAATGAAAAAAATACTACGATTATGAAAATTTGCACACCAGAGGATAAGGATAAAGATCTAATAGAATTATTGGAAAAGTTAAAATCCATTGAAAAAGTGGAGGATTACGATTTTCACGCTACAACATCTCATATACAACCACCGATATCTTTTAAAAACTATGACGAGGAAAAGAAATTGTGGAAAATCAGTTGGGAATCTATCATAGATGATATAAATGCTGGCTCATTTGCGGATTTGGATGAAAGGCTCAAGACTATTAAACAGACAAAGCAATGGTTGGATGAAGTTGACATAGAAATATTAAAGTTGCTGGATACGAACGCGTTCATGGAGCTAATAGAAATCCAGAGAGAACTTAGTGCGTTGAAATTCCAAAAAATATACTATCATTACACACAACACATATCAAAGAAGAATATGATATTAAGCTTTAGAATAAAATTCATACCATACGAGGAACCAATAAATTATGCGGTAATATATGCAACTTTTAGTGGGTCATATGACATGGCAAAATTCATAGAAGCACTGACCAGTCAACTTTATGTGTACAGCGTATCCAGAGTGATCGGTGAGCCATCATTGCTAATAGAACTTCCAATACATGTGACAATGAGAGAAGGACTAGATAATCTTTTAGAAAAACTTAAAACCCAAAAATTCATAAGAGAATACAAGACATTTTATGCAGATCAAATTACAGAAAAATCTACACCATACCATCTATATAACCCATCCACAGAAACATGGAATTGGAAAAAACAAATCCCAGAAATAAGATTAGCTTCATAATATAAATCTCTTTTTAAATTTATATAAATTTAGGTTGTTATTTTTAAATTTTTATAGAAATTTTGTTAAAATTAATGATGAAGCAGTCCGTCTACAAACTTTCTTATCAATTCAATAGCACGGCGAATTCTCTCTTGAGATTCTGAAACAAATGACAATCTGATAAAATCTTTTGCAGAACTAAAATAATTACCAGGAACAGTAGCAACACCTACACTAGTGAGTAATTTTTCGCTAAAAGCCTCACCATTCATATTCAACCTGTTTAAGTACTCTGAAAAGTCAGCAAACAAAAACATTGATCCCTGTGGTCTAACGAACCTTACATCTGAAAGATTTTCTTGAAGTGCACTGATTAATACATCTCTTTTAGCGCGATATTCAGAAAGAACCTTAGGCATGAAGTGCTTTCTTAGGCCACTCTTCAAATAGTAGGCGACCATAATCTGGGCTATAGAGGGCGGGCAGTATACTATCTCTTCACTAATCAATTTTGCTACTTTTATGAAATCTTCGGGACCATAAACATAACCAAGCCGCCATCCAGGAATCCCAGGATCTTTAGAAAAAGTATTAATACCAATAACTCTTTCAGGAGCAGAATGCCATACCCACGAGTGCTCTCCCTCATAAATTAACGTCTTATAGGCCTCATCAACAATCAACCAAAAATCATAATCTTTTGCTAATTCAGCCAACCCCTTGGCAACGTCGTTTCTGATAACCCTACCAGTAGGATTATCAGGGGAAACAAGAATTAAAGCCTTTGTCTTAGGACCAACGACCTTCTTTACGCTTTCGATATCAGGTTGAAAATCATCCTCCATACTAACAAAAACATACCTAATACTTCCACCAAAATACTCTATAAGAGGACGATATCCAAAATACGTTGGATCCATGAGAACAACCTCATCACCAGGTTCTAAAATACCAGAGAGCACAGTAAACATAGCCTCTTGACCACCAGCTGTAACAACAATATTTTTATCTGGATCCAAATCTAAACCGCCAAGCTCTTTTAAATCATTAACAATAGCTTCACGTAGCTCTCTAATACCCTGACTCTGAGTATAACCATAAAGCTTCATAGATTCCTCAAAAAGCAACTTGGACAAGAATTCACGCACTTCCTTAGGAGGCGGAATGCTAGGCTGACCAGTAGAAAGTAAATAAATATCACGCCCCTCTTTTGAAATCATCTCACGTATCCTATCAATTCTTCTAGTTGGAGACTCCTTCAACAACGAACTTCTCCAATTAATATTACGCATGCTGATCATGAGCCATAAGAAAAATTAGTATTTAAAGATTATGTTCTATTATTATAATAAAAACAATAGAACTAGTAATATAAAGAACACTGAGTTCCTTACAGAACTATTAAAAATAAGAAGAATACCATTTCCATGCAAAACATAATGTACTAATTCATATAATGAATAAAGTAATCTTATAAAGCATTTTTCACTTCTGAAACTATAATAATTCGATAAAATAAGAAAATGATTGTTAAAA
This is a stretch of genomic DNA from Thermoprotei archaeon. It encodes these proteins:
- a CDS encoding pyridoxal phosphate-dependent aminotransferase; translated protein: MRNINWRSSLLKESPTRRIDRIREMISKEGRDIYLLSTGQPSIPPPKEVREFLSKLLFEESMKLYGYTQSQGIRELREAIVNDLKELGGLDLDPDKNIVVTAGGQEAMFTVLSGILEPGDEVVLMDPTYFGYRPLIEYFGGSIRYVFVSMEDDFQPDIESVKKVVGPKTKALILVSPDNPTGRVIRNDVAKGLAELAKDYDFWLIVDEAYKTLIYEGEHSWVWHSAPERVIGINTFSKDPGIPGWRLGYVYGPEDFIKVAKLISEEIVYCPPSIAQIMVAYYLKSGLRKHFMPKVLSEYRAKRDVLISALQENLSDVRFVRPQGSMFLFADFSEYLNRLNMNGEAFSEKLLTSVGVATVPGNYFSSAKDFIRLSFVSESQERIRRAIELIRKFVDGLLHH